The genomic window tagtttttgaatgaataaaaaattttagagatGTAAATTAGtacttaaataaaatacattagaTTAATTTGACCTGTAAACACAAAAATGAGATACAATTAAGAGAAATGAAGAGATtaagatattaaaattattttatatattttttaaatttaaaatcaaaacgaGCTAATTGCTTTCTCTTattctaaaaatcaaaatttcttatttttgaagGTAAGCATTTAGTGCTTAATTCAATCACTAATTGTGTGCTTTTAAATTAGTGAAAAAAATGTTcacaatatattaaattaaaatttctataataaatagtatatatatatatatatatattacttttttactttttaccaaTGTTTCCTTAAATGACTAATTCTAACAAATACGCgttttctttattgatttgatacaaactaatcttaattaattgaatgacatcttaattttgtatttttcttagaaatttcacaaaatttgtCCATAATATAACCAAATACTTCATCATTGTTTTAATAAGAAAAGACACATATAAGTAGCTAGGAGCATGATGAGCCCATCGGTGCCCATCGGTGCCCATCATGCATTACAAGTGAGGGGTGTTCGAACCCCTTAAATTGCAATGCATAGCGTTCCCTCTTAGGAGGTCTGAGTGATAATCATTTTCTCTCCGCTCCAGAGTTACATAGCTAGAAGATTTATCTTTTTGAGGTCTGCAGGGCACCATAATTAGTGCACTTTTGTAGCTACCAATTCCTTGACCAACAGCTAGCCTTTGTTGctcttgtgaaaaaaaaaattcccacatAACCtttgtataattaataattaagtgcttaattacaattaattatgGATATTTGCTTCTAAGTGGTGAATTAGTATGTAATACTTGAATTAAAAAGATGTGTTTCAGAGAGTTGGTACAGATATATATACTCTTCTCAAGCTATtgcataatattaaaattaactgACCAGATGATTGTGATTCAGTCTgaacaaatatgattttgtcAGAAGCCGaatccaaattaaaaatttattcattgaTCTCAGCTACCTAATCAGGACATTGTTTCTAATGACTTCTTGGATTAACTCAAATTAATCCCAAAATAATGTTAAATTAATCACataatgtacattataaataggTTTTGAATAATATGGATATCTGTCTTGTGACCAGagaattttgttctttttaacgTGGCATTTGATGCCGAAGTATTacgaaaaaaaaagttatattttttattttttatattgttcgcatgaaatttttaattcttatagataaatatttaatacaattaaataatattgaacaatttaaaaattatcttttttaatgTAGCATTTGTGCCGATCTAATTAAACAGGCCAATGTATGGATGGTGCCAATTAATCACAGTGTTAGAgttattaaaaatgaatgaaactttggaaaattaacaaatttatagttgaggaaataattaattaactctaattaaacactaattataaaaaatagagtcaaaactcattaaaatgtagtttctatatatatctaaggtttaataaattcttgatttatccattttatttcaataaaaaaaaatttatacactTGGTCAAACAATTCAGAAACCCAAACCTAAAAAGTCCAGGTCCAAGATTAGCAACGAAATTTAACTAATGAGCTTAAATAAACATGATAATTAAAGATGAATCTGTCCTTTTCTAAGTACTAAGATAAAGGACAAAGAACAAATAAGCTGACCTTTTAATaaaccacaatatatatatatatatatataaactaacaataaaacaaatgtGGTACCTCACCCAATAACAagttcaaatatatttattttgtcattAGGTAACATGGGTCTCATCATAAACAATCTTCAACATTTTTAGAACATCTTCATCTTCCTATATAAACAAGACCTTCTCCATTTGCCACCACCTTCTCCTCCtccaaacaaaacaataattaaaagcaaaaaaagaaaaaagaaaaaatggggAATAGTTTAAGGTGTTGTTTAGCTTGTGTTCTTCCTTGTGGAGCACTAGATGTGATCCGCATTGTCCATATCAATGGTCATGTGGAGGAGTTTAGTCGCCATGTCTTAGCAAGTGAGATCTTGGAAGCAAACCCTAATCATGTCTTGAGCAAACCATGCACACAACAAGATGATCATCTTGTTCGAAAGATCTTTGTCGTCTCTCCCGAGTCTGAGCTCAAGCGTGGCCATATTTACTTCTTGATCCCTTCGGCTTTGGTGCcggataagaagaagaagaagaagaacaggaaGAAGAGTAATGAAGTGTCTGTCATAGTATCCACTCATCAAGATGAGTATTTAAAAGAGACAGTGTTGGAGAAGAAGGTGAGACATCACCGGAGAAGGAGTGGAAGGGTTGGTGTTTGGAGACCTCATCTTGAGAGCATTTCAGAGGATCTTTGATTTGATCCATTTACTGACATTTTCGGTATTTGgcctttgttcttcttcttgtattctttttttcttttttcttttttttttatttgtatatttgaagaatatataggtttgtttaatttgtttgtttgtttatttttctcctACAAAAAATGGAAATGGGTGAAGGTTAATATGGAGGAAGTTTAGATCAATGTTTAggatcattacttcttcattttcttcattaatgggCACTGAAAGTGATATGTGTACGTACTCTTTATCAATGCCAAGTTGTGtacaaagaaatgaaaaaaagaaaaagaaaaggtctGCCAGCTTTGATCATATTTAATGCTTCAATTGGTAGTTGGAACAAGTGAAATTATTTATGGGTTTTGTTTTAGCTAGTGGGTGAAAAGTCAATTGCACATAAGCatgaactaattaaaaaatattttttgataaaatgaaCTAATTAATTTTGAGTCCTAAGTTTTTAATGCTTTAAAAATGGACTAATTAATTACTTCAATCAAAGATATTTACGATGAGGAATTAACAttaggtttttatattaattagacTTTCATTAAGGGAAAATTTAAGTTAATAATTTCAAAGTCAAGTTCAACTGTTTGAGTTTTTCAACTCTTCATGCGCGGATTAATCAACATCAACTAAATAAACCATTGGTATAATAGAAAGATAAGAAGTTTATTACTTAATTTATCCACTAAAAAAACTTCGTCGCTGACCTTCTATTAGCCTTAATTTATCCACATCTATTTTACATCTATTTAAACTATTGATGTATTAAATGAAGTGataagtagggaataaaaatatcgAGTTTATTACCCAAGACATTCATAGAATAAAAAACTTTAGTAAACAATCTCAAGTCAAGGGGAACTTGTAAGGTTTTGAAATATACTACAAGTGTGTTTGGTTGCTTGTAGATAAttgtaatataaattattttacatataaGAGGTTGTTTGATTAGATGTAAAAATTGTACTTATATGTAAATGGATGTAAAACAACTTATATCTCATTAACTTTTAcaatatttcaacttacaacaaattttgttttaaattgaaatgATGTAAAGTAAGTATATATAGCACTGAATTAAGCTAcaccattttttattataaaaaataataagtatacaaatattttatatttttataattaaataatttttttaataaaatttttaaaaaaataaataatttattaaataaattaagtgttttttcataaatgatttttttgacCAATCTTAAATACTTAAAGCAATCTCatagtttattataaaaatagtgaaaatataattaaaatcttTGTGGTTTCTGAGGTTTGTAAAATAAGAAATGAGAATTTTTTCGATTCTAtgatacaaaaaaaagaaaaacccatTATTAAGCCATTAACGATGTTAACTCACATAGACAAAATcgtcatttcatttaaaaatcaacttatatgatataaaaagtatttttaaaatttatttctcttcatgtttttagaccatatagtaattttttacataaatggaCAATTTTTCCCGTGCCAAAACTAAAAAAGTTAATGTCATTGagatttttcccttttttgcaAATCTGGAAAACTACACAtcatataattgaaaaaaaattcatcattctttattttgcaaaactcaaaaaccacatgggttttttatttttcccataaaaatattataaaaatatattagtagtttataattttataatttaatatttatattattaaatatttttatgataaaatattttagaattttaaatattataaaactatttaataaattaattgtttttaaaattaaattataaaatttttaagtaataaaattaaaaaaatattaaatatcttcaaatttaataattaattatttatttaaattaattttatgataaatcTTTAATTCTTAGTGCTAATAATAGATAATGGGGTAATTGCGCTACTCCACttatgattataattttaacttaaatcaaactaatcaataataaatgtaatttaaaatGCAACATTTTCGGTCacattgtaattttatttatattgcgATTTCATTTACTAGTAATCAAATAACCCCTAAATATAATCAACCATTATTCACAGTCACTAACCATGGTAAAAAGATTGTGGAgagtaaacaaaaattaatgagATCAACTTTGGGTAATGTGCCACAGACCTCACATATTTTAGAAGCAAAAGCCAGGAGTAGACTGAGTAGTACAAAACTTTTTGTTGGCTTGATCTTGTTTTAATTTAGAATATAAACATACTTACTTTTATATACTTATTAGAtcaagtattatatatatatatatatatcatgagaGTAGGGCATTACTTATTAATAATAGTCTTGAAGAAGGTTTTCTTGATATAATATGCCTAAGCTTTTAGAAATAATGTGATGACAGCTAAGAAGATTTGGCCTCATATAGAAGATGTGGGGCTTGGGAAAGAAATATGCACACGCACATTAATGATTTGAGGCTTTTAAGTAGTATATACGGTGATAATTAGTGGTGGTtagcataattttaaaaaattatctaaaagttttatttatttaattttttttcataatagaaAGTGTTTTTATCCATTCTCCTACTGATAATAGTGTTAAATTTCTTATGTAtatatctttgaaaaaaatcatatatatatatgggaaaacatcatctagggacgtccctagatttcaaatctagggatgtttttaaatctaagccgttggatcatcatccgatggttgattgattatataaacactgtacacctttttactgttcatgatcatCAGTACAACAccgtagaacgcggtttctcATCGtgtcataatgataagagcgtcgattttcatccgatggctactatggacatccctagatttgaaatctagggacgtccctaaaTGATGggttctctatatatatatccacgTATTTCTTTAAAAGCTGGACTCTTTCCCTTGCCATCAAAGCCTACTTCccattgattttataaataacataatatttaaaaatataatgttactaaaaaaaatttctaactcttataaatttatatatataatggctATATACTGAAGGTGCTcgtaaaagtttaaaaattatattcaaaagacagaaaacaaatatatttaagttgttataaaatttatatgttaagtCTGATAATgtggattgacattatatgacaagccaagtggtgaCATGAAAAAAGGATGATGACGTGggcatgtggtgactcatcaaagaAGAGGTGATTAAGATAatgacatgtgatgaagatcAAGGAAGAGATTTAATAAAGATTAAAGGTGGAGATTaaggttgaagattttatttagcagatattcctctcaatacaaccatgtgatgataaactatttttgacTAAACGCATCAAGActataggatctcttcaagaaaaggcaagtttttatttttagatatgattatctatccttggtaaaatccgggatgataattcatatctttcgatagaactcctttttagaaagatttatttcgaagagaggaatattctattatcggcaagagttcaagatcatgaagattatttcgaagctatttgaagacacaaagatttagtttggtgtgaagctatttgaagacacaaactaaataaggtgaAAAGACTtaccaaggagatcatcaagaccatatttagcattactatATCGAAGGAAGATTCAGAGAGCTATCTATGGGAGGAACTATTCACtggagactagtcatatgagggagattgattgaagattgcatgtgatatgattagagatttggagatccaagcactggatgattgaagatcatgtttGAAGATAtcgaagactaaacttggataaaagatgagatcaagtttagtaacaatatttccatgagtcaaacgaagattatctggaagaccaaacttgggccaagtttggaaaggaagatcgggagatcttcgggtGGCTATCTTCCTAGGGATGGTCActgtgtgccttggtgggcacgtcccccgggagagggagaccttccgagtgatgtgaggaaggaagcactGCAAGCGGGTGagggagctcgggtcgagtcaactgctacaagacggactgaaggaaccgggagattgaaggtcgcagattcgggtgcatctggctagaactcggGCCATGTTCGAGTAggggtgggccatgttgcaatcgGGGTGTcgaacatctaactttggaaggtgtccagtTAGGAAGCGctggagaattctaaaagaggtaactttgtagACGTTGGTGCGTTTATATAAGACATCATgctcgaagatttaggatggagccaacaagtgagagactctttggtgagagttgagtgtgtgggCGTCgagcaatcttgagaggatattctttgtattgaggaagtgagtgagtgttgtactccttgttcctacACCTCTTTTAGTGGGTTGTTTCTCCGGGTCTGGCCCcctagatgtaggcaaggttgtgccgaactgggttaccaatttgcttgtctcctttatcttgctttgattgtgtgtgagtgtttaatccatgagtgagtttttgagtgaacttaacacatcacacccccaccggaaccataCTTCccattgattttataaataacataatatttaaaaatataatgttactaaaaaaaatttcttcctcttataaatttatatatataacggCTATATACTGTGAAGGTGCtcgtaaaaatttaaaaattatattcaaaagacagaaaacaaatatgtttaagttgttataaaatttatatattttaaaaatttaagtttgtGAAATATCTATTATTACTAATGCTACTAttactactaataataacaataacaataataataataataataataataataataataataataataataatattattattattattattattattattgttattattattattattattattattttaacatatgAGTTAATTGGATTTTTTCTAATAAtgtaagtaaaaaataaattctatttttatgaAGATATAGTACGAGGGTTGTAGAGGGAAATTAATTTATCAcaagatataaataatatataaaaacaattataggTAGAGATCACTAGATCAAATAAGCAGCATTTATCACTTTTTCTAAAAGAATAACAATATGTCGTTAgtattgttaaattttatataaataagtaattaattaaattctttATTCAAATAAGTTAGCGATTGATCCAATGGAGAAGAACAAGAGcatgcaaattaaaataaagtagaaagGGTAAAGTTTAAGGTTAAATGTACCCAAAGAATTCCCATGAAGGATTTTATGTCTCAGCTTTGGAAGAtagatgcatgcatgcatgtcttGATTCTAGAgtactataatttttaaatattcctACATTCATGAAAGTTTAGATGAATATTGTCCTAGTGCTATTGTTATAAATTAATgctatttttttcatggaaGTTTGAATATTGTCTAAatatattttggcatttttAGTGTTGGAATATGTTTGgtattttaatgaatatttatatttagtgttggaaaaatttattcttagttgaaaaataacatttatatattagttaatgataatattactatgaaaattttatatttcgAAGTAGCAATATATAAATGCAAGTTTTGCATTGACgagtatatatgtatgtatatatatatatatatatatatatatattctccttCATTTATGGGCCATTTATGGACCTATGGCCCatgattttttcattttttttttaataaatattcattatgttaatttgaattttatagttTCATTTACTTGCAGATGCTTTCGTTCTTTTGTTGCGACATGAATCATAATTGTCCATTTAGTCATCAAACTATTGGCAGccattaatattttttggtCTCTTATCAACCGACATATATTAATTAGaacaaaaaatagtaaaattaattacttaaaaaaatttcttaaaactatatatatatataattcaattggTAAAATTTGAAACTTCCAGAGCTAGCAATGGAACTAAGgcaaacaatatttaaaaaaaattgttttttctaaaattactacACCTTATATaatcacaattatatatatatatatatatatatatatatatatatatatatatgttaatgtagAAAAATCACTACtctcacatatttttttattatttttatcccaACTGATCATTTGAGGGAGTAAAATCTTTAATTTCTCGTTCTCTCACAtagaagataaatatttttactacttgactattgcaaaaaaataacaataataattatattaagtaaactaaaattattaaacataaataatattttgggtttgatgaagaaaaaataaagagcaTTTAGAAAAAAACTATTCATATCATGAATATGGGTGATAGCTTGTCaattaaaaatcaagtaaaaattcCTTGTTTTTATGGTGCCATCCCCATGCAACTATTTTATTGGCATTTTGAATTGTGAACTATTTCTTAACCTAAAAAATATGAgtactttaaattataattctaCCATAAACTATGGGATAAAAAAATGGAGCTGTAAACAAATGCatcaaaaaaatgtttttgtttatttttttcttcatttatgtTTCCAACTTAACTAACACCCTttgttagagtaataatattaCTTTGTATATATACTGTATACTTATACGTATATATTGTTAAGTATACATGCTCCTGTATACatcattcttgtatttatatgggttaGTTTCAGTATAATGAACatacaattcattcttttctctcatatttttgtatatcatggtatcagacgcCCTGTCGATCTTGTCGAAATTTTGCTCCGTTCAGTTTTTTTGACGACGAAGTTGCTTGTTTGGTCTCGTCGTTTGTTTAGTTCTTGTGTTACCGGAGTTCTGTAAGCCACTTTGTTTGCTCGTCACCGAATTTTGTCCGTCATCCGACGAGCCTTGAAAGCCCTGTTAACTCGTCACCGAGTTTTCTCTGTCCTCCGACGAGCCTTGAAAGCCTTATTAACTCGTCACCGAGTTTTGTCTGTCCTCCGACGAGCCTTGAAAGTCCGGTCTACTTGAAGCACTACCCTTTTTTTCTAAAACTGAAAAACTTGTGTTTCGTCGTCGCCGTGTCTACTATAGTCGCGATCTTACACCCATACGAGTTTCGCTGTTGCCACCGGCCAGTGCTTGCCTCGTCATTTCGTTGCCAACAAGCTCCAAAGCCTTCCATTGCCATCACCTACATCTTCCACCAGCAACCGCCGAGCTCTACAGTCCACACATTCAATTATTCTTCCCGCCTGGATGGCGAAGCCATCTACATCAACTTTTCCTTGACTCCCGACCGGCGCACCTTTTCACTCACTCAAGTTCCAACGCATTTGGCATTATCCCATTCGTTTGTTTCCCATCCTTATTCGTTTTCCCAGTacccatattatatatattataatatatctatACTTAtcctatatctatatctatataccCATAGTatctatattaaaatatatctatatatattataatatatctatacttatcctatatatatatatatatatataaatacatatatttattaaaaaaaacaaaaaaaaaccgcCAGCTCAATACCCGAGTTGTTCAAacattctctttttctctctctttctctccctcCCTCCAGACTACTTGctttttccttttaatatttcctttcttatttatttaaaacatgGCATCATCCTCTCCACATTTTCTAGCTCCAattgatattaaattaaatggtacCAACTACAAAGAATGGTTTACTACCGTTCGCATTGCCTTACTTGGTATGGATTTGTTTAGCCATGTCGACAGTACTTCTCCCCAACCGTCTACACCTGATGCATCGTGGACACTTAGTGATCACCGCATCATGACTATCATCCGTCGGCCTTGTGAAATTGATATTCAGATGGAAATTGGACATCTTCCCACCGCTTCATGCAATGTGGGAACACTTGGGGCGTATGTTTGAGCATTCTAGCTCTGCTCGACAGTATGTCATTTTACAGGATCTTACTCACGTACAACAACGTGAGCGTTCCGTCAGGGAGTATGTCAGTGACCTGCGATCCTTATGGCGACAACTTGATTCTTTAGAAGGATCTACTTGTCTGACATGTACATGTTGTAAAACTCGTGACTCGGCCCTCGCCCTAACACGACGTACCTTCGAATTTCGATCGTCTTCGTCCCGATTTTTGAAGCGTCATTGCGATCAACCCGCTTCAATCGAGACCCTCTTCCATCCTTTGACGATGTCATTCGCAGTGTTATTGCTAAAGAAACTCGTCTCAGCACATTATCTCCACGGCTTATCCCTCCAGACACAGTTCTTGCTGTGACCTCTCCACGTTCCACTCGAGCACACTCTGTTCCTTCTGGGTTACCAGCTCCTGCTTCATCGAACTCATCTCGGTCTTCAGTTATCTGTCATTATTGCAAGCGTCCTGGTCATATGAAGAATCAGTGTTTGAAGCTTCAGCAACGACAACAAAGAATAGCCATCACAATCTCGTCCCCTGCCTCGATCTCACGCTTCCCTCCCCTCTTGTCGCTCGTCTCGGCCTCCTGATTCTCCCGCTCCTGTTGATCTTCTTTCTCAGGTTGCTCAGCTCACTGAACAGGTTCATGCCATGCAGCGCTCCCGCCTCCAAAGTGTTTCCTCTGCTATGTCTGTTGCctctggtatgtcttcctcttcctggattttagattctggtgccactcatcatatgactgcTGATGCCTCTACCCTAGTCTCAATTACTAAACCTCCTATCTTTTCCAGTGTTCGCACTGCTGATGGGAGTCTTCATCCTGTCACGCAGTGTGGTCATCTTCAGTCCACTTCATTTAACATTCCTAACGTTCATTATGT from Dioscorea cayenensis subsp. rotundata cultivar TDr96_F1 chromosome 9, TDr96_F1_v2_PseudoChromosome.rev07_lg8_w22 25.fasta, whole genome shotgun sequence includes these protein-coding regions:
- the LOC120269467 gene encoding uncharacterized protein LOC120269467 — translated: MGNSLRCCLACVLPCGALDVIRIVHINGHVEEFSRHVLASEILEANPNHVLSKPCTQQDDHLVRKIFVVSPESELKRGHIYFLIPSALVPDKKKKKKNRKKSNEVSVIVSTHQDEYLKETVLEKKVRHHRRRSGRVGVWRPHLESISEDL